In a genomic window of Roseiflexus castenholzii DSM 13941:
- a CDS encoding O-methyltransferase: MRDDITNIAIEDYLAELMPPRPQALAELERQAREHGWPLVGPVEGQLLYLLAKMHGAREALEIGVATGYAAIWLLRAIAPNGGRLTAIERNPERIALARTYVAHAGYSDHFNIIEGEWFTTLERMEGPYDLVFLDILRHLTGERESLRALDLCVSRLRPGGLLIADNALCNALVLEDDAAPIVRGIQEFNRAIMTHPQLESVIVPVRDGVGICRKRD; the protein is encoded by the coding sequence ATGCGTGATGATATCACAAACATCGCAATCGAGGATTATCTGGCTGAACTGATGCCGCCGCGGCCGCAGGCGCTGGCGGAATTGGAGCGTCAGGCGCGTGAGCATGGCTGGCCCCTGGTGGGACCGGTGGAAGGGCAGTTGCTCTACCTGCTGGCGAAGATGCATGGCGCGCGCGAAGCACTGGAGATCGGTGTAGCCACCGGGTACGCCGCCATCTGGCTGCTGCGGGCAATCGCGCCGAACGGCGGTCGCCTGACGGCGATTGAGCGCAACCCGGAGCGCATCGCGCTGGCGCGCACCTATGTGGCGCACGCAGGCTACAGCGATCATTTCAATATTATCGAAGGGGAATGGTTCACCACCCTTGAGCGGATGGAAGGTCCTTACGACCTTGTCTTTCTCGACATTCTCCGCCATCTGACGGGCGAACGCGAGTCGTTGCGCGCGCTCGATCTCTGCGTTTCCCGCCTGCGCCCCGGTGGTCTGTTGATCGCCGATAACGCATTGTGCAATGCGCTGGTGCTGGAAGATGACGCAGCGCCGATTGTGCGTGGCATTCAGGAGTTCAACCGTGCAATCATGACTCACCCACAACTCGAGTCGGTTATTGTACCGGTGCGCGACGGCGTGGGCATATGCCGCAAGCGCGATTGA
- the purL gene encoding phosphoribosylformylglycinamidine synthase subunit PurL → MPAYLVTVCSRHDPAEPDHLFLLDGDLDGVAVARMTTDLLHDPVVQEASWTLIDNLDDEPVAGVAGVFLVEIAYRPGVTDNEAESVRSGAARLGIGGLNMVKTLRRYRVAQPGDERDLYNDLIQTALRYPAGSGAVERRAWYAHLLHPPADHEPFVARVPITTASDDDLMRISQEGILSLDLDEMRAIQAYYRSEGREPTDGELETLAQTWSEHCSHKTFKGRIIYKNLVPPDADDTALPAEVYPSLHRLMRDDEIDSLIRTFLMAATRRVLEQRKSLDFAVISAFVDNAGIVAFDNDYEVSFKVETHNHPSALEPFGGANTGVGGVVRDVLGVSAQPIANTDVLCFGPLDLPSADLSPGVLHPRRVAAGVVAGVRDYGNKLGIPTVNGAVLYDRGYVANPLVYCGTVGLAPRDAHPRAVRPGDAIVVIGGRTGRDGIHGATFSSAELTHTTAEEVGSAVQIGDPITEKKMMDVILQARDRKLYSAITDCGAGGLSSAVGEMGAECGAEVDLARAPLKYAGLQPWEIWLSEAQERMVLAVPQSRLTDLLTLCAGEDVEATVIGRYTDTGRLVVRYNDMLVVDLAMSFLHNGRPQRVLEAHWYGVAPSKQRRTNDGHCVETEASNLLLALLAHPNIASKEPIVRTYDHEVGGRTVVKPLIGDGPGDAAVLQPLPSSMRGIAIGCGINPRYGRIDPYWMALACVDEALRNVVAVGADPARAALLDNFCWGDPRLPDRMAGLVRAAAGCYDAAVAYGAPFISGKDSLNNEYRDAEGRRTPIPPTLLISALALVPDIRRAVTSDLKEVDNSVYLVGITKAELGGAHLFDVLPQSSIAATVSRAQTRVPRVDLVQAPHLMAALHRAIDAGLVRACHDLSEGGLGVAAAEMALAGNLGLALDLRTVPRDPDVDDDLTLLFSESPSRFLVEVRPADTAAFETMLAGYAHARIGVVTAADVQITGLTGATVVHLPLSAITAAWQGATVV, encoded by the coding sequence ATGCCTGCCTATCTTGTCACTGTTTGCTCACGCCATGATCCTGCTGAGCCGGATCATCTCTTCCTGCTCGATGGCGATCTCGATGGCGTTGCGGTCGCACGCATGACAACCGATCTGCTCCACGATCCGGTGGTGCAGGAAGCATCCTGGACGCTGATCGATAACCTGGACGATGAGCCGGTCGCCGGTGTTGCAGGTGTGTTCCTGGTCGAAATTGCCTATCGCCCCGGTGTGACCGATAATGAGGCGGAGAGTGTGCGCAGTGGCGCTGCTCGCCTTGGCATTGGCGGGCTAAACATGGTCAAGACGCTGCGCCGCTATCGAGTGGCGCAACCGGGTGATGAGCGCGACCTGTACAATGACCTGATCCAGACGGCGTTGCGTTATCCTGCCGGTTCGGGCGCGGTTGAACGACGCGCATGGTATGCGCATTTGCTTCACCCGCCTGCGGATCACGAGCCGTTTGTGGCACGTGTGCCGATCACGACTGCGTCGGACGATGACCTTATGCGCATCAGTCAGGAGGGTATTCTGTCGCTCGATCTGGATGAAATGCGCGCGATCCAGGCGTATTATCGCAGTGAAGGGCGTGAACCCACCGATGGCGAACTCGAGACCCTGGCGCAGACCTGGAGCGAGCATTGCAGCCATAAGACGTTCAAGGGTCGCATTATCTACAAGAATCTTGTCCCGCCGGACGCCGACGATACGGCGCTGCCCGCAGAGGTCTATCCGTCGCTGCACCGGTTGATGCGCGACGATGAGATTGACAGTCTCATTCGCACGTTTCTCATGGCGGCCACCCGGCGTGTGCTTGAACAGCGGAAGAGTCTCGATTTTGCCGTGATCTCGGCGTTTGTCGATAACGCCGGCATTGTGGCGTTTGATAATGATTACGAGGTCTCGTTCAAGGTCGAGACGCACAATCATCCCTCGGCGCTTGAACCTTTCGGCGGTGCGAATACCGGCGTCGGCGGCGTGGTGCGCGACGTGCTCGGCGTTTCGGCGCAACCGATCGCCAATACCGATGTGTTGTGCTTTGGTCCGCTCGATCTGCCATCAGCCGATCTCAGCCCCGGAGTGCTGCATCCGCGGCGTGTTGCGGCAGGCGTGGTTGCCGGTGTGCGCGACTATGGCAATAAACTTGGCATCCCGACCGTGAATGGCGCGGTGCTCTACGACCGCGGGTATGTGGCGAATCCGCTGGTATATTGTGGCACCGTCGGTCTGGCGCCGCGTGACGCGCATCCGCGTGCGGTTCGCCCCGGCGATGCCATTGTTGTGATCGGTGGGCGCACCGGGCGCGATGGCATTCATGGCGCGACGTTCTCATCGGCGGAGTTGACCCACACCACGGCTGAAGAGGTTGGCAGCGCCGTTCAGATCGGCGACCCGATCACGGAAAAGAAGATGATGGATGTCATCCTTCAGGCGCGCGACCGGAAACTCTACAGTGCGATTACCGATTGTGGCGCCGGGGGGTTGTCGTCGGCGGTTGGCGAAATGGGGGCGGAGTGTGGCGCCGAGGTGGATCTGGCGCGCGCGCCGCTGAAATACGCCGGTTTGCAACCCTGGGAAATCTGGCTCTCCGAAGCGCAGGAGCGCATGGTGCTGGCAGTGCCGCAATCGCGCCTGACGGACTTGCTGACGCTCTGCGCCGGCGAGGATGTGGAAGCGACGGTCATTGGGCGCTATACTGATACCGGTCGTCTGGTGGTACGCTACAACGATATGCTGGTCGTCGATCTGGCGATGTCGTTCCTTCACAACGGACGCCCGCAGCGGGTGCTGGAGGCGCACTGGTATGGCGTCGCACCGTCTAAGCAACGGCGCACAAACGACGGTCATTGCGTAGAGACGGAAGCCTCGAACCTGCTGCTGGCGTTGCTGGCGCATCCGAATATTGCCTCCAAAGAGCCGATCGTTCGCACCTACGACCACGAAGTCGGCGGCCGCACGGTCGTGAAGCCACTCATTGGCGACGGTCCTGGCGATGCTGCTGTGCTGCAACCGCTGCCGTCGTCCATGCGCGGAATTGCCATCGGGTGCGGCATCAACCCGCGTTATGGGCGGATCGATCCGTACTGGATGGCGCTTGCGTGCGTCGATGAAGCGTTGCGCAATGTGGTCGCCGTGGGCGCGGACCCGGCCCGCGCTGCGCTGCTCGACAATTTCTGTTGGGGCGATCCGCGTCTGCCCGACCGCATGGCTGGGCTGGTGCGCGCCGCTGCTGGCTGTTACGACGCCGCAGTTGCGTATGGCGCGCCGTTCATTTCCGGCAAAGACTCGCTCAACAACGAGTACCGCGATGCCGAGGGGCGGCGCACACCGATCCCGCCCACCCTGCTCATTTCGGCGCTGGCGCTGGTCCCCGACATTCGACGCGCCGTGACGTCGGATCTCAAGGAAGTGGACAACTCTGTCTATTTGGTTGGCATAACGAAGGCGGAGTTGGGCGGTGCGCATCTGTTCGATGTTTTACCGCAATCATCCATTGCTGCGACCGTATCTCGCGCGCAAACGCGAGTTCCTAGGGTTGATCTGGTTCAGGCGCCGCATCTGATGGCAGCGCTGCACCGGGCAATCGACGCTGGGTTGGTGCGCGCCTGCCACGATCTGAGCGAAGGCGGTCTGGGGGTTGCAGCGGCAGAAATGGCGCTTGCCGGCAATCTTGGGTTGGCCCTGGATCTGCGGACCGTACCGCGTGACCCCGATGTTGACGATGATCTGACGCTGCTGTTCAGCGAGTCGCCAAGCCGCTTCCTGGTCGAAGTGCGCCCCGCAGACACTGCGGCATTCGAGACGATGCTCGCAGGGTATGCGCACGCGCGGATTGGGGTGGTGACAGCAGCGGATGTGCAGATCACCGGCTTGACCGGCGCCACGGTGGTGCATCTTCCGCTCTCCGCGATCACAGCGGCATGGCAGGGTGCAACCGTCGTTTGA
- a CDS encoding DUF1444 family protein — protein sequence MRNGDTPLMEADQFAAYIERRLSLYDDVLEVRERRGSSLIVHARGHEVTVSLDRFYRAYARDPARLDAIVQTMVSMLTRDIPARDRGDFAVLREHLFPMLKPISLLVFVRDRRLPMLVYRPFLADLIITYVVDEPQSVAYINEQHLDQWGVSERDIHEAALRNLRRRTDERVPYAMIGEDEQRLFIFNSNDGYDATRLLLTDILADWAQRVRGQLVIGIPNRDFLIALGDENPDILRSVAAQIQIDAVQRDYGLTDRLFTLVGGQIREYEMA from the coding sequence ATGCGAAATGGTGATACGCCGCTCATGGAGGCGGATCAGTTTGCTGCGTATATCGAGCGGCGCCTGAGCCTGTACGACGACGTGCTCGAGGTGCGTGAGCGCCGGGGTTCCTCGCTGATAGTGCATGCGCGAGGTCACGAGGTCACTGTCTCTCTCGACCGGTTCTATCGCGCTTATGCGCGCGATCCTGCCCGGCTCGATGCCATTGTACAAACGATGGTCAGTATGTTGACCCGTGACATCCCGGCGCGTGATCGCGGTGATTTTGCGGTGTTGCGCGAGCATCTCTTTCCTATGCTCAAACCGATCAGTCTGCTGGTATTCGTGCGCGATCGTCGCCTGCCGATGCTGGTCTATCGTCCATTTTTGGCGGATCTCATCATTACGTATGTGGTGGACGAACCACAGAGTGTCGCGTATATCAACGAACAGCATCTCGATCAGTGGGGGGTAAGTGAGCGCGACATTCACGAGGCAGCGCTGCGTAATCTACGGCGCCGCACCGATGAGCGCGTCCCGTATGCGATGATTGGGGAGGATGAACAGCGACTCTTTATCTTCAACAGTAATGATGGGTACGATGCCACACGCCTGCTGCTGACCGATATTCTGGCGGATTGGGCGCAGCGTGTTCGCGGTCAGTTGGTGATCGGCATCCCGAACCGCGATTTTCTGATCGCTCTGGGGGACGAAAATCCCGATATTCTTCGCAGTGTCGCAGCACAGATCCAGATCGACGCGGTTCAGCGCGATTATGGGTTGACCGATCGCCTTTTCACTCTGGTTGGCGGTCAGATCCGCGAGTACGAGATGGCGTGA
- a CDS encoding esterase family protein: MQRTYHCWESPALGRPMELLVFGHAGAPVIVFPTSRGRFFEYEDRAMVATLGHHIEQGWIQLYCVDSVDAESWYCGWIHPRDRLRRHDQYEHYILDEVLPFIHHQNPNPFIMVHGCSFGATHAMLFGLRHPTRFSRVLAFSGLMDIRSFMDGYHDQEVYFHNPVEFIGGLQPGEYADALRRLDIIMAIGRDDELAPSNAALSEALWRKGIWHAMRWWDGWAHDWPYWQQMIRIYINGAD, from the coding sequence ATGCAACGTACCTACCATTGCTGGGAAAGCCCGGCGCTCGGCAGACCGATGGAACTGCTGGTGTTTGGTCACGCGGGTGCGCCGGTGATCGTGTTCCCGACATCGCGCGGTCGATTCTTCGAGTACGAAGACCGCGCCATGGTTGCCACACTGGGGCATCATATCGAACAGGGATGGATTCAACTTTACTGCGTGGACAGCGTGGATGCAGAAAGCTGGTACTGCGGCTGGATCCATCCGCGTGATCGCCTGCGCCGTCACGATCAGTATGAACACTACATTCTCGATGAAGTGCTGCCGTTTATCCACCACCAGAATCCCAATCCCTTCATTATGGTTCACGGTTGTTCATTCGGCGCAACCCACGCGATGCTCTTTGGGCTGCGTCATCCGACGCGCTTCAGCCGCGTCCTGGCGTTTTCCGGCTTGATGGACATTCGCTCATTCATGGATGGCTATCACGATCAGGAGGTGTACTTCCACAACCCGGTCGAGTTCATCGGCGGGTTGCAGCCGGGAGAGTACGCCGACGCTCTGCGTCGGCTGGATATTATCATGGCGATTGGACGCGACGACGAACTGGCGCCGAGCAATGCCGCGCTTTCGGAAGCACTCTGGCGCAAGGGTATCTGGCATGCGATGCGCTGGTGGGACGGCTGGGCGCACGACTGGCCCTACTGGCAGCAGATGATCCGTATCTACATCAATGGCGCGGACTGA
- a CDS encoding ATP-grasp domain-containing protein encodes MTLKIGILVGRENTWPPAFIEEVNRRNAGVVAEFVKLSGTYMAEEPRYAVIVDRISHEVPYYRTFLKTAAIGGTHVVNNPFWWSADEKFTGATIATRLGVAHPRTVALPSHSYIPAIHPVESLRNLEPRIPWEQHVEYVGGFPLILKPHAGGGFKQVYKVYDMQGLWAAYNESGTECMMMQEFIHWEKYVRCLVIGREHVLVMKFDVSAPYPHRYFDEPDYLTPEEHERVVRDALTLCRALGYDMNTVEFAIKDGVPYAIDFTNPAPDMDYWSLKEKFFRWAVTKMADMCIAKALSGPATLDEIHWSRLLNPRDAVMKG; translated from the coding sequence GTGACCCTGAAAATCGGCATTCTGGTTGGGCGGGAAAATACCTGGCCCCCGGCGTTCATCGAGGAAGTCAACCGGCGCAATGCAGGCGTCGTGGCTGAGTTCGTCAAATTGAGCGGTACGTATATGGCGGAAGAGCCGCGCTATGCGGTCATCGTTGATCGAATCTCGCACGAGGTGCCGTACTATCGAACGTTTCTCAAAACCGCAGCAATTGGCGGAACGCATGTCGTCAATAACCCTTTTTGGTGGAGCGCCGATGAGAAGTTCACCGGCGCCACCATTGCCACGCGCCTTGGTGTCGCTCATCCCCGAACCGTCGCACTTCCATCACATTCCTACATTCCTGCCATTCATCCCGTCGAGTCGCTGCGCAATCTGGAGCCGCGCATTCCGTGGGAGCAGCATGTCGAATATGTCGGCGGCTTTCCGCTGATTCTGAAACCGCACGCCGGCGGCGGGTTCAAGCAGGTCTACAAAGTCTACGATATGCAGGGGCTGTGGGCGGCGTACAACGAGAGCGGCACCGAATGCATGATGATGCAGGAGTTCATCCACTGGGAGAAGTATGTACGCTGCCTGGTCATCGGGCGCGAACATGTGCTGGTGATGAAGTTCGACGTGAGTGCGCCGTATCCGCACCGCTACTTCGATGAACCGGACTATCTGACGCCTGAAGAGCATGAGCGGGTGGTGCGCGATGCGCTGACCCTCTGCCGCGCGCTTGGCTACGATATGAATACGGTCGAGTTTGCTATCAAGGACGGCGTGCCCTACGCCATCGATTTCACCAACCCGGCGCCGGATATGGATTATTGGTCGCTCAAGGAGAAGTTCTTCCGCTGGGCAGTGACGAAGATGGCGGATATGTGCATTGCAAAGGCGCTCTCCGGTCCGGCGACGCTCGATGAGATCCATTGGAGTCGCTTGCTCAATCCGCGTGATGCTGTAATGAAGGGCTGA